One Defluviitoga tunisiensis genomic window carries:
- a CDS encoding winged helix-turn-helix transcriptional regulator, whose product MEENELLILEIIENNASVTQREISKKSGLSLGMVNLLLKKFVKKGLVKLERLDGKSFRYILTPEGFKEKSKKTIDYIKRYYNKTMIIKQNIERVIRTYGRNRTYALFGNDKEMKEIIEGILKELNVDYIIENNLQNINNSQIIIFWDIDDKEKLNEFNCEFLLGNYNNEW is encoded by the coding sequence ATGGAAGAAAACGAATTATTAATACTAGAAATAATAGAAAACAATGCTTCAGTAACTCAAAGAGAAATATCTAAAAAGTCTGGGCTATCTTTGGGAATGGTGAACTTACTTCTAAAAAAATTTGTCAAAAAAGGACTTGTAAAGCTTGAAAGACTCGATGGAAAAAGCTTCAGATACATATTAACCCCTGAAGGATTTAAAGAAAAAAGTAAAAAGACAATTGACTATATAAAAAGATATTATAATAAAACGATGATTATTAAACAAAACATAGAAAGAGTAATACGAACCTATGGAAGAAATAGAACTTACGCTCTATTTGGAAATGATAAAGAGATGAAAGAGATAATCGAGGGCATATTAAAAGAGTTAAACGTTGATTATATAATTGAAAACAATCTACAAAACATAAACAATTCTCAAATAATCATATTTTGGGATATCGATGATAAAGAAAAATTGAATGAGTTTAATTGTGAGTTTTTGTTGGGGAATTATAATAATGAGTGGTAG
- a CDS encoding glycosyltransferase family 4 protein: protein MRVLFITNLFPYPQNPTSGVFITNRLKALRNLEVDFDAYGLISQDSSTVKLARKVLGKKGISVNEAFYEVNGIKYKFAFFNRNIYDVFSDKILKRNKVYFYSENAANQIFNNSKEFDIIHAHGMYNLPAGLVAKLVSEKLKVPYVITCHGSDINLAMPNNKELYNNVLEQAGKVIFVSNALLNKAKSLGYSGKNAVVIPNGMEPETFKPLDKEKIKRELGLSKKVVGFVGNLVFIKRADKFPEIFENISSNKDVEFLVVGDGELRENIEKECQKRNLNVKFVGRVSQDKVPYYMNAMDVMILPSKNEGWPCVVLEAQACGVPVVGSSNGGIPEAIGDGGIVIEEGEDFEKRFADAVVELLKNPIERDYLRERALGFSWENIVKQEVAVYEEVLKK, encoded by the coding sequence ATGAGAGTATTATTTATAACAAATCTATTTCCTTATCCTCAAAATCCAACAAGCGGTGTTTTTATAACTAACAGATTAAAAGCTTTAAGAAATTTAGAAGTCGATTTTGATGCGTATGGTTTAATTTCCCAAGATAGTTCCACTGTGAAACTAGCAAGAAAGGTTTTAGGGAAAAAAGGAATTAGTGTTAATGAGGCTTTTTATGAAGTGAACGGCATAAAATATAAATTTGCCTTTTTTAATAGGAACATTTACGATGTGTTTTCTGACAAAATATTGAAAAGGAACAAAGTATATTTTTATTCAGAAAATGCTGCTAATCAAATATTTAATAACAGTAAAGAATTTGATATAATTCATGCTCATGGGATGTATAATCTACCTGCTGGTTTAGTGGCAAAGTTAGTGTCAGAGAAATTAAAGGTGCCTTATGTTATTACATGTCACGGTAGCGATATAAACTTAGCAATGCCAAATAACAAAGAATTGTATAATAACGTATTAGAACAAGCAGGAAAAGTAATATTTGTAAGTAATGCTTTGCTAAATAAGGCAAAATCCTTAGGGTATTCAGGTAAAAACGCTGTTGTTATTCCAAATGGTATGGAACCAGAAACTTTTAAACCCTTAGATAAAGAAAAGATAAAAAGAGAATTAGGATTGAGTAAAAAAGTGGTTGGTTTTGTTGGAAATTTGGTATTTATTAAACGAGCTGATAAGTTCCCTGAGATATTTGAAAATATATCGAGTAATAAAGACGTAGAGTTCTTAGTTGTTGGAGACGGAGAATTGAGAGAAAACATTGAAAAAGAATGTCAAAAAAGGAATTTGAATGTAAAATTTGTTGGAAGAGTTTCTCAGGATAAGGTGCCATATTATATGAATGCAATGGATGTTATGATATTACCAAGTAAGAATGAAGGCTGGCCTTGTGTTGTATTAGAGGCTCAAGCTTGTGGAGTTCCTGTAGTTGGAAGTAGTAATGGTGGAATACCAGAGGCAATAGGAGATGGGGGAATAGTCATAGAAGAAGGAGAAGATTTTGAAAAAAGGTTTGCAGATGCTGTAGTTGAATTGCTTAAAAATCCTATTGAAAGAGATTATTTGAGAGAAAGAGCTTTGGGATTTTCATGGGAGAATATTGTGAAACAAGAAGTGGCAGTATATGAAGAGGTGTTGAAAAAATAA
- a CDS encoding lipopolysaccharide biosynthesis protein: protein MSKEREFIKSFFEFSIGQWIAALISFITTPITTWLIIPEEFGKASMFTLAFNLLLNVALLGADQSFVRMFYEKEEDKRRDLLWNALIPSLTLGFVVFILIGIFWKQLSFVLFGDYSHFLPIFLLGITIIIGTIERFATLVVRMKQRGIAFSTLRVVNGLSNAVFTILYALLVSRTFYAVIVGLFFSHVASLLLAIFLEKDMWVGKFKINTGLVKEIIKYGLPFVPTFLITWLFQSFDKLALRNYSDFTEIGLYSAAFKVVAIMNLIQTGFTTFWTPVSYESYENDPESTGLFEKVSLFISASMFVLGMLIIVFKDVIFLLLAKSYRSAAQISPFLILMPIMYTTSEVSVVGINFKKKTFWHMLIAAISAGCNIVGNVLLVPLYGAKAAAFTTGVSYIVFFCMRTFISKKLYPVNYHLGKFFSATAVFVIVAFINTFVGNVVWQISSALIGLILILLVYNNEVRYVFDLVVDALKRVKNKVVNKA, encoded by the coding sequence ATGTCAAAAGAAAGAGAATTCATAAAATCTTTTTTTGAATTTTCAATAGGGCAATGGATTGCAGCCCTAATTTCTTTTATTACAACACCAATAACAACCTGGCTTATTATTCCTGAAGAATTTGGGAAAGCTTCTATGTTCACATTAGCCTTTAATTTACTTTTAAACGTTGCTCTTTTAGGGGCTGATCAAAGTTTTGTGCGGATGTTTTATGAAAAAGAAGAGGATAAAAGGAGAGATTTGCTCTGGAATGCTTTAATTCCAAGTTTGACATTAGGATTTGTGGTTTTTATTTTAATAGGGATATTTTGGAAGCAGCTTTCCTTTGTTCTTTTTGGTGATTATAGTCATTTTCTTCCCATTTTTTTATTGGGAATTACCATAATAATAGGAACGATAGAAAGGTTTGCAACTTTAGTTGTTAGAATGAAACAAAGAGGAATCGCATTCTCCACTTTAAGGGTTGTTAATGGATTATCAAACGCTGTTTTTACAATTTTATATGCTTTGCTTGTTTCAAGGACTTTTTATGCAGTTATTGTTGGATTGTTTTTTTCTCATGTGGCTTCTCTCTTGTTAGCTATCTTTCTTGAAAAAGATATGTGGGTTGGAAAGTTTAAAATTAATACAGGTTTAGTCAAAGAAATTATAAAGTACGGGCTTCCGTTTGTCCCAACATTTTTAATAACTTGGCTTTTTCAATCTTTTGATAAACTAGCCTTGAGAAATTATAGTGATTTTACTGAGATAGGATTATATTCAGCTGCTTTCAAGGTTGTTGCTATTATGAACTTAATTCAAACGGGTTTTACGACATTTTGGACACCCGTTTCTTATGAGAGCTATGAAAATGATCCTGAAAGTACAGGGCTTTTTGAAAAGGTTTCTTTGTTTATTTCAGCTTCAATGTTTGTTTTGGGGATGCTAATTATTGTTTTTAAGGATGTAATATTTTTACTTTTAGCAAAGTCTTATCGTTCTGCAGCGCAAATATCTCCATTTCTAATTTTAATGCCAATAATGTATACAACTTCAGAAGTATCGGTTGTGGGAATAAACTTTAAGAAAAAAACCTTTTGGCACATGTTAATAGCTGCAATATCAGCAGGTTGTAACATTGTTGGAAACGTATTGTTAGTTCCATTATATGGTGCAAAAGCTGCAGCGTTTACGACCGGAGTGTCTTATATAGTTTTCTTTTGTATGAGAACATTTATTTCAAAAAAGTTGTATCCAGTTAATTATCATTTAGGTAAATTCTTTTCTGCAACTGCAGTTTTTGTGATAGTAGCTTTTATAAACACATTTGTAGGGAATGTTGTCTGGCAAATATCATCCGCGTTAATTGGTTTGATATTAATTTTGTTAGTTTATAATAATGAGGTTAGATATGTATTTGATTTGGTTGTTGATGCATTAAAAAGAGTTAAGAATAAAGTGGTTAATAAGGCATAA
- a CDS encoding type II TA system antitoxin MqsA family protein, with product MYHFLCDSLVDYEIIEKKEVYNLRGDLIEINSYVAKCKTCNSELFEPYLENENLKQLYRKYAKKHNLVLPEDIKSMREKYDVSQTLFAIILGIGEATIERYESGSLPSESISNLIKNEFST from the coding sequence ATTTATCATTTCCTCTGTGATTCACTCGTTGATTACGAAATTATAGAAAAAAAAGAAGTTTACAATCTTAGAGGTGACTTAATAGAAATAAATTCGTATGTAGCTAAGTGTAAAACATGTAATAGCGAACTATTTGAACCTTATTTAGAAAATGAGAATTTGAAACAACTTTATAGAAAGTATGCAAAGAAACATAATTTGGTTCTTCCTGAAGATATAAAAAGTATGAGAGAAAAGTATGATGTAAGTCAAACGTTATTTGCGATAATTCTAGGAATAGGAGAAGCAACAATTGAAAGATATGAAAGTGGTTCTCTTCCGTCCGAATCTATAAGTAATTTGATAAAAAATGAGTTTTCAACTTAA
- a CDS encoding KAP family P-loop NTPase fold protein has translation MFKPDQPIQSSKDDILGRSSFAKSLGDAVLSYTEKESIVVGLFGEWGSGKTSIINMMLEHIENVSKEKNNEKPIIFRFNPWNFSDQNQLISLFFTQMSITLGRQDYSENIKKTGEKLETYSKLFSLLKIIPVINTIAELLENSGDALKSLGDIKSHDLDSLKEELNELLSKQKQKILIIIDDIDRLNNTEIRQIFQLVKSLGDFPNTIYLLSFDKEVVIKALEKVQEGSGTVYLEKVVQIPFEIPAISEQDVNHLLLKELNELLKDFPENRFDEKHWNHVFHGGFKYFFRNIRDVTRYINSLKFSFGLVKDEVNFVDYLAITAIQVFMPEVYYGIRDNKEVFIGVHNQYYRQIDNYYSHYYRSIKDFDKKICDEIIKKGIDFQKKF, from the coding sequence ATGTTTAAACCTGATCAACCAATTCAGTCTTCAAAAGACGATATTTTAGGCAGAAGCTCATTTGCCAAATCTTTAGGTGATGCTGTTCTTAGTTATACAGAAAAAGAAAGTATTGTGGTCGGACTTTTTGGTGAATGGGGTTCAGGTAAAACCTCTATAATCAACATGATGTTGGAACATATTGAGAATGTTTCAAAAGAAAAGAATAATGAGAAACCTATCATTTTTAGATTCAATCCATGGAATTTTTCTGATCAAAATCAATTGATTTCACTATTTTTTACACAGATGTCAATAACTCTAGGAAGACAAGATTATTCTGAAAATATCAAAAAAACAGGGGAAAAATTAGAAACGTATTCTAAACTTTTCTCTCTATTAAAAATTATACCTGTTATAAATACTATCGCTGAACTATTGGAAAATAGTGGAGATGCACTAAAGAGCTTGGGTGATATTAAATCACATGATTTAGATTCTTTAAAAGAAGAGTTAAATGAGTTATTATCTAAACAGAAACAAAAAATTCTTATTATTATTGACGATATTGATAGATTGAACAATACAGAAATTAGGCAAATTTTTCAATTAGTCAAGTCACTGGGAGATTTTCCAAATACGATATATCTTCTTTCTTTTGATAAGGAAGTGGTTATAAAAGCTTTAGAAAAAGTACAGGAAGGTTCTGGAACTGTATATCTAGAAAAAGTTGTGCAGATTCCTTTTGAAATTCCAGCTATTTCTGAGCAAGATGTGAATCATTTATTACTGAAAGAGCTTAATGAATTGCTTAAGGATTTTCCTGAGAATAGGTTCGATGAAAAGCACTGGAACCATGTGTTCCATGGTGGATTTAAATATTTTTTTAGAAATATTAGAGATGTAACTCGGTATATTAACTCACTAAAGTTCAGTTTTGGGTTGGTGAAAGATGAAGTAAATTTTGTAGATTACCTAGCTATTACTGCAATCCAGGTTTTTATGCCAGAAGTATACTATGGGATAAGGGATAATAAGGAAGTTTTCATTGGAGTTCATAATCAATATTATAGACAAATTGATAATTATTATAGTCATTACTATCGTTCTATAAAAGATTTTGATAAAAAGATATGTGATGAAATTATAAAAAAGGGGATAGATTTTCAGAAGAAGTTTTAA